A stretch of the Nosocomiicoccus ampullae genome encodes the following:
- a CDS encoding YwiC-like family protein, which translates to MQFKFKKQNQHGAWAMVFMPPLLGMVAGGFHASQLFFIIGWLFIFFSADHILYFFKRFKRKEFEILNSALLFGVISLLFLLYPIMVEYRVIYFFLCMIPFGTVNAYFSFKRNERNMLNNISAIIIFSLAGGATGILNTHEVTNKLIFIMIITTLYFVGSALVVKTVIREKNNPKYKWASFIYHFIIMVAGFIYHPIVGVAFLFGFIRAVYVYGKGWKPKQLGILEIIHVVYVTIVISLFMVYFS; encoded by the coding sequence ATGCAGTTTAAATTTAAAAAACAAAATCAGCATGGTGCATGGGCGATGGTTTTTATGCCACCATTATTAGGTATGGTTGCAGGAGGATTTCATGCTTCGCAATTGTTTTTTATCATTGGATGGTTATTTATATTTTTCTCAGCAGATCACATACTATATTTTTTCAAGAGATTTAAACGTAAAGAATTTGAGATTCTAAATAGTGCTCTTTTATTTGGGGTTATTTCACTACTATTTCTTCTCTACCCGATTATGGTTGAGTACCGAGTAATTTATTTTTTCCTTTGTATGATTCCTTTTGGTACTGTTAATGCTTATTTCTCATTTAAACGTAATGAACGAAATATGCTGAATAATATCTCAGCGATTATCATATTTAGTTTAGCAGGTGGTGCTACAGGAATTTTAAATACTCACGAAGTTACAAATAAGTTAATATTTATAATGATTATCACTACGCTATATTTTGTTGGATCAGCACTAGTTGTAAAAACAGTAATACGCGAAAAGAACAATCCAAAGTATAAATGGGCATCATTTATTTATCATTTTATTATTATGGTTGCAGGATTTATTTATCATCCGATTGTAGGTGTTGCATTTTTATTTGGATTTATTAGAGCAGTATATGTGTATGGAAAAGGATGGAAACCGAAACAACTCGGTATTTTAGAAATCATTCATGTAGTATACGTGACTATTGTTATCTCGCTATTTATGGTATATTTTAGTTAA
- the ybeY gene encoding rRNA maturation RNase YbeY, producing the protein MLTIDFLDEENYTTEKEREDIETLINYTYDYLKKDKDAEVSISFVSEEEIQTINRDYRDKNEVTDVISFALLDDDSDVDIKGMPVTLGDIIINTNRAHEQAKEYNHSYKRELMFLSLHGFLHLLGYDHMNEEDEKEMFGLQKEILDAFGLSRD; encoded by the coding sequence ATGTTAACGATTGATTTTTTAGATGAAGAAAACTATACAACAGAAAAAGAACGAGAAGACATTGAAACTCTAATTAACTATACGTATGACTATTTAAAAAAAGATAAAGACGCTGAAGTGTCAATATCATTTGTATCTGAAGAAGAAATACAAACAATTAATAGAGATTATAGAGATAAAAATGAAGTTACAGATGTCATTTCATTTGCGCTTTTAGATGATGATAGTGATGTAGATATTAAAGGTATGCCAGTTACTTTAGGCGATATTATTATCAATACGAACCGTGCACATGAGCAAGCAAAAGAATATAATCATTCATATAAAAGAGAGTTAATGTTTTTATCTTTACATGGTTTTCTACATTTACTTGGATATGACCATATGAATGAAGAAGATGAAAAAGAAATGTTCGGACTTCAAAAAGAAATTTTAGATGCGTTTGGACTTTCTAGAGATTAA
- the era gene encoding GTPase Era, whose amino-acid sequence MTQFKSGFITILGRPNVGKSTFMNHVLGQKVAIMSDKPQTTRNKIQGVYTTDTVQMIFIDTPGIHKPKHQLGEHMMRVAKRTLKETEVILFVVNATEKKGPGDEYILNMIKDTKTPVILVINKIDLIHPDELPEIIERYTNEFEFADVVPISALQGTNTTNLLDVIESHLEEGPMYYPKDRVTDHPEHFIVSELIREKILLLTEQEIPHSIGVEVTKMKREDDREKVKVEAIIYVERDSQKGMVIGKGGKMLKRVGTLARKDIEALLGDKVYLELWVKVQKDWRNKPQFIRNLGYKDEEY is encoded by the coding sequence ATGACACAATTTAAATCCGGGTTTATAACTATTTTAGGAAGACCAAACGTTGGTAAATCGACGTTTATGAACCACGTACTTGGACAAAAAGTTGCGATTATGAGTGATAAACCACAAACGACAAGAAATAAAATTCAAGGAGTTTACACAACAGATACGGTTCAAATGATTTTCATTGATACACCTGGTATTCATAAACCAAAACACCAGCTCGGTGAACATATGATGCGCGTTGCGAAACGTACTTTAAAAGAGACTGAAGTGATTTTATTCGTTGTAAACGCAACAGAAAAAAAAGGTCCTGGTGACGAATATATTTTAAATATGATTAAAGATACGAAGACACCTGTCATTTTAGTCATAAATAAAATTGATCTCATCCATCCGGATGAACTTCCTGAAATCATTGAGCGCTATACTAATGAGTTTGAATTTGCAGATGTCGTACCAATTAGTGCACTACAAGGCACAAATACTACAAATCTTCTAGACGTTATTGAATCACACTTAGAAGAAGGGCCGATGTACTATCCGAAAGATCGTGTCACTGATCACCCTGAACATTTTATCGTTTCAGAGTTAATTCGTGAAAAAATCTTACTGTTAACAGAACAAGAAATTCCGCATTCAATTGGTGTAGAAGTGACTAAAATGAAGCGAGAAGACGATAGAGAAAAAGTAAAAGTTGAAGCGATTATTTACGTCGAAAGAGATTCTCAAAAAGGTATGGTTATCGGTAAAGGTGGTAAAATGCTAAAACGTGTCGGAACGCTTGCACGTAAAGATATTGAAGCATTACTTGGAGATAAAGTATATTTAGAATTATGGGTGAAAGTTCAAAAAGACTGGAGAAATAAGCCACAATTTATTAGAAATCTTGGCTATAAAGATGAAGAATATTAG
- a CDS encoding diacylglycerol kinase family protein — protein MERFKYPLEGFRRLLNKDIHFLLHVITSIIVLIISVIFKLNSVEWLLIISAIFLVLITEALNTAIEEVVDLTTNEYQLHAKYAKDVASFAVLLSSLYAMIIGVIIFLPKILKLLGVF, from the coding sequence ATGGAGCGGTTTAAATACCCTTTAGAAGGGTTTAGACGATTACTTAATAAAGATATTCATTTCTTACTTCACGTAATTACATCAATTATTGTGTTAATAATTTCAGTAATATTCAAACTTAATAGCGTAGAGTGGTTATTAATTATCAGTGCAATATTTTTAGTACTCATAACTGAAGCACTAAATACAGCAATTGAAGAAGTTGTGGATTTAACGACAAATGAATATCAACTTCATGCAAAATACGCTAAAGACGTCGCAAGTTTTGCAGTACTTTTATCGAGTCTTTACGCTATGATTATTGGCGTTATAATATTTTTACCAAAAATTTTAAAATTATTAGGAGTGTTTTAA
- the recO gene encoding DNA repair protein RecO — translation MIHQNKGFMIRHTNYSESSKIITVLSENGALVPLMARGFNKPRSPFNSLKQGFNHSLYTYSRHRGMGTLTEVDVISQYNNINGDFDTYTVASFIVEIINRITDEEIADPALYKLMYQAFKLLDDKNEKYSVLSFVIIKLFPKYGALLNVDQCVLCGSYNYENMNRYSFKYHGVLCNNHTNDEELERSVFVNSRSIYLAAFLKHVQIEHLNSINIDEADGKKLFKFVDMLFQEYTGEFFKTRKLLQI, via the coding sequence TTGATCCACCAAAATAAAGGTTTTATGATTCGACACACCAATTATAGTGAATCAAGTAAAATTATCACTGTACTGAGTGAAAATGGTGCACTTGTTCCGCTTATGGCGCGCGGATTTAATAAGCCAAGAAGTCCATTTAATAGTTTAAAGCAAGGTTTTAACCATAGTCTTTATACGTATTCAAGACATCGAGGAATGGGGACGCTAACTGAAGTTGACGTAATTAGTCAGTATAACAATATTAACGGTGATTTTGATACGTATACAGTTGCAAGTTTTATTGTAGAAATTATTAACCGTATTACTGATGAAGAAATTGCTGACCCAGCATTATATAAATTGATGTACCAAGCATTTAAATTGTTAGATGATAAAAACGAAAAGTATTCGGTACTAAGCTTTGTCATAATAAAATTATTTCCAAAATACGGAGCATTATTAAACGTCGATCAATGTGTATTATGTGGAAGTTATAATTATGAAAATATGAATCGTTATTCGTTTAAATATCATGGTGTTTTATGTAATAACCATACGAATGACGAAGAGTTAGAACGCTCAGTTTTTGTTAATAGCCGGTCAATTTATTTAGCAGCATTTTTAAAGCATGTTCAAATCGAACATTTAAACTCGATCAATATCGACGAGGCTGACGGTAAGAAATTATTTAAATTTGTCGATATGTTATTTCAAGAATATACTGGAGAGTTTTTTAAAACGAGAAAATTACTCCAAATATAA
- the cdd gene encoding cytidine deaminase yields MAIIDDGIFKDEWYDEVLNAQQNAYTPYSKFNVGALLITEDDEYIYGANIENASYPATICAERTALVSAYARGITKFKACVVITDADDPASPCGVCRQVLKELTHDKMPVYMLSKDKRVIKRTVDELLPLGFSGKDMD; encoded by the coding sequence ATGGCGATTATCGATGATGGAATTTTTAAAGACGAATGGTATGACGAAGTTTTAAACGCACAACAAAATGCTTATACACCATATTCTAAATTTAATGTAGGTGCATTACTGATTACTGAAGATGACGAATATATTTACGGTGCAAATATTGAAAACGCATCGTATCCTGCAACAATTTGTGCAGAACGTACAGCACTCGTATCAGCTTATGCTAGAGGAATTACTAAATTTAAAGCATGTGTAGTGATCACTGATGCAGACGATCCAGCGAGTCCATGTGGTGTATGTCGACAGGTCTTAAAAGAACTTACACATGACAAGATGCCTGTATATATGTTAAGTAAAGATAAGCGCGTGATTAAACGTACAGTCGATGAATTATTACCGCTAGGATTTAGTGGAAAGGATATGGACTAA
- a CDS encoding PhoH family protein has protein sequence MPKVLHFDNFDDAQQILGVNDEHIRILEDEFDVHIYSNGHEVKIKSDDESIEQKTLDILTSLLRIRKQGHQVTLRDLQSAIQMSEKGTLEYLEDLYKEEIAKDFRGKPIRAKTTGQQIYINHIKNNDLTFGIGPAGTGKTFLAVVIACQMLKDNDIKRIVLTRPAVEAGENLGFLPGDLKEKVDPYLRPLYDGLHMMLGAEHTDRLIERGIIEVAPLAYMRGRTLNDAFIILDEAQNTTTMQMKMFLTRLGFGSKMVVTGDETQIDLPSKTRSGLIESVDKLKDVRGVKINHFTDQDVVRHPLVSRIIRAYEAGDIHVND, from the coding sequence ATGCCAAAAGTATTACATTTTGATAATTTTGACGACGCACAACAAATCCTAGGAGTGAATGATGAACATATTCGTATATTAGAAGATGAGTTTGACGTTCATATTTACTCTAACGGACATGAGGTTAAAATTAAAAGTGATGATGAGTCAATTGAACAAAAAACGTTAGACATACTAACGTCTCTACTTCGAATTAGAAAACAAGGTCACCAAGTGACGTTAAGAGATCTTCAATCTGCCATCCAAATGTCTGAAAAAGGAACTTTAGAATATCTAGAAGATCTTTATAAAGAAGAAATTGCTAAAGACTTTAGAGGAAAACCAATTCGCGCAAAAACAACAGGACAACAAATTTATATTAATCATATTAAAAATAATGATTTAACATTTGGTATTGGTCCTGCAGGAACGGGTAAAACATTTCTAGCAGTCGTAATTGCGTGCCAAATGTTAAAAGATAACGATATTAAACGAATTGTATTAACAAGACCAGCAGTAGAAGCTGGAGAAAACCTAGGATTTTTACCAGGTGATTTAAAAGAAAAAGTAGACCCATATTTAAGACCACTATACGATGGATTACACATGATGCTTGGCGCTGAACATACAGATCGTCTAATTGAGCGTGGAATCATTGAAGTAGCGCCACTTGCGTACATGAGAGGTCGTACGTTAAATGATGCGTTTATTATACTCGACGAAGCACAAAACACAACAACGATGCAGATGAAAATGTTCCTAACACGTCTTGGATTTGGTTCGAAGATGGTCGTTACAGGTGACGAAACACAAATCGATTTACCAAGTAAAACGAGAAGTGGTTTAATTGAAAGTGTAGATAAGCTAAAAGACGTCCGCGGAGTTAAAATTAATCACTTTACAGACCAAGACGTCGTGAGACATCCACTCGTATCAAGAATAATTCGCGCATATGAAGCAGGTGATATACATGTTAACGATTGA